CAGGAGCTGGCACGAGAGCGGACCCGGCAGGGCACCGCTCAGTTCCTTCCGGACGGGCTCGACACAGCTGGGCATCATCTCGTGGTGGCGGAGAACGGTTCAGGCGAGACTGTGGGGAACGCATGGATCGGCCCCGATCCGCGCCAAGCCGCGGGCACCACGAGCTCAGCTTGGCTCTACGACATCAACGTCTACGCCCCGTTCAGGCGCCGCGGATACGGATCCGCCATCCTCGAAGCCGCCGAGGAGCTCGTTGAACCGCGCTGCACCGGAAAGTTGTAACGGACCACGGGACAGCCAGCGGCCTGCGGATCGGTGGCGTCAGCGCGAGGTCAGGCTGGTGAGGTGCCGCGCCAGAGTTCGGCGCCGGCGGCAAATACGATCGGGTCCACGGAGGACAGCTCTGCTCGTACGCGGGCTTCGAACTCGGTTCGGGCATCTGCCGGGAGCGCGTCGATGAAGGCGCGGGAGCCGTGCGAGAGCCCCCAGTCCCAGAACGTGTCGGCGTCGCGGACGGGAAGACGCTGCTCGATGGCGGTCTCACCGACGCCGGTGAACCCCGCCGTCGCGAGGAACTGCTCCGCGTCCAAAGGCCGACTGAGCCGTCCTTCGCCGACGGGTATCAGGGGCTGAAACTCGCGGAAGAGGGCACTGTAGAACTCCCACTCCGGCGCGTCCTCGACCGCGCGGGGGACGGAGAAGGAGAACACCCCGCCGGGAGTGAGGACTCGACGGATCTCGTGGGCTGCCGCAGCTGGATCATCGAGCAGATGGACGACGAATCCCGCGCAGACCAGGTCGAAGGAGCTGTCGGGGAAGTCCAGCCGGTGAGCGTCCATCACTCGTGCTTCGTGAACCTGCGGGAACTGGGCCGAGATCCGCTCGATCATGGCAGGGGCGCAGTCCACCGCCGTCACCTGGCAGCCGCAGGCGAGAGCGGCAGCAGTCAGGGCGCCGCGCCCGGCACCCAGGTCCAGGACACGGGTGCCGGGCACCGGAGCGAGCCACTCCATGTGCTGTTGACCGAACCCGGTGAAGAACGGCAGTACCTCGTCGTACACCGAGGCCACTTGGTCGAAGAGGGCGGTAGCTCGCGCTGCGGTCATGGCCGGTCATCCTGGCAGAGCGACAGATGGTCTACCCACCCATTTCACTACTGGGCGCTTGGTCCGGGGCGGTGATGAGCTGCCTGCCTACCGTCGCCAGCATCGCCCCCGAAAGTTGAGATCCCCTGTGCCCGGTGGCGCCGGCTGTCACGTCGTCCTCGGATCCGAGCCGCACCACGTCCAGGATTGATGTCCACGACACAGAACAGTCGCTGGCCCGGGCACGGCGCATCCGAGCGCAGCCAGGGCGACACGTCGACCACGAGTACCAGGCGTCCGCCTTCGAAGCACGGCAAGGGCATGCCGGCCGGCAGGGCCCGCAACCCACCAGCCGCGACGGACCACCTTCTGCCGACGGTGAACCCCGGCCCGACCTGGCTGGATGCTCACTACGGTCCAGCCTCATGACGATCACCACACGTACGGTCGAATACCCGGCCGATGCTCTCGCGATGGTCGGGCACCTCGCGCTCCCCGCCGGCGATGAGCCTCGGCCCGCAGTCCTGATCGGGCCTGAGGGGATGGGGCTCAGCGATGTCGAGCGCCGCCGGGCCGATGCCCTGGCCGAGCTGGGATATGTCGCGCTCGCCTTTGACCTCCACGGCGGGCGCTATTTGGACAACCCCGAGGAGATGCTGGCCCGTTGCATGCCGCTGCTCGCAGACCCCGACCGGATGCGGGGCATTGGCCATGCTGCACTTGATGTGCTGCGCGCCGAACCACGGACCGACCTCGACCGGATCGCCGCAATCGGCTACGGCACCGGGGGTGCGATTGTGCTGGAACTCGGGCGCGACGGAGTCGACTTGCGCGCGATCGGTACGGTCAACGCACTCACCACGGGCCGACCGGGCGAGGCGGCACGCATTCGCTGCCCCGTGTGGGCGGGGGTCGGATCGGAGGACCCGATCATGCCGCCCGCGCAACGGGAAGCGTTCACCGCCGAGATGCGGGACGCGGGCGTCGACTGGCGTTGCGTGGTCTACGGCGGGGCTCTGCATGCCTTCCACCACCCACCGGTCAACCACACCACACCCCCGGGCGTCGGCTACCACCCACGACATGCGCAGCGAGCCTGGCGCGACATCGTCGATCTGCTCGCCGAATGCCTGCCCGTAACGGAGTGACCCCGTACGGCGTCCCTGAGGCAGTGGTGGCCCACATCCGCCGAGATCTCGGGCTGGACGAGGACGTTCGCCGCGACGTACGACTGGGACCGGACCCGGGGGGCATCATCAGGCGTCCGTCTCGCTTGACCTCTGCGCGTCAGTCCGGCAACCAGTGCAACTCGTGCGCCAGGGATGTGGCGACGGCACGGATGCGTCGGTGCAGTGGCGACTGCTCGCGTGGGAGGACCAGGTGGATCGTCAGGCTGGGCGCGCCCCGCAGCGGTCGCCAGGTGACACCGGCCGGTGATGCCGTGACCGCGGCCTCTCCGGCCGGGGCGAGGGTGACCCCGTCGCGCAGGTCGCCCTGGGACATGTCGAAAGAGACTGCGGGCGTGTGGAA
The sequence above is drawn from the Streptomyces sp. NBC_01465 genome and encodes:
- a CDS encoding GNAT family N-acetyltransferase, coding for MDAQKVTLRKMTPSEYGTATEHREAETTRELGKFMSQELARERTRQGTAQFLPDGLDTAGHHLVVAENGSGETVGNAWIGPDPRQAAGTTSSAWLYDINVYAPFRRRGYGSAILEAAEELVEPRCTGKL
- a CDS encoding class I SAM-dependent methyltransferase, which encodes MTAARATALFDQVASVYDEVLPFFTGFGQQHMEWLAPVPGTRVLDLGAGRGALTAAALACGCQVTAVDCAPAMIERISAQFPQVHEARVMDAHRLDFPDSSFDLVCAGFVVHLLDDPAAAAHEIRRVLTPGGVFSFSVPRAVEDAPEWEFYSALFREFQPLIPVGEGRLSRPLDAEQFLATAGFTGVGETAIEQRLPVRDADTFWDWGLSHGSRAFIDALPADARTEFEARVRAELSSVDPIVFAAGAELWRGTSPA
- a CDS encoding dienelactone hydrolase family protein, which gives rise to MTITTRTVEYPADALAMVGHLALPAGDEPRPAVLIGPEGMGLSDVERRRADALAELGYVALAFDLHGGRYLDNPEEMLARCMPLLADPDRMRGIGHAALDVLRAEPRTDLDRIAAIGYGTGGAIVLELGRDGVDLRAIGTVNALTTGRPGEAARIRCPVWAGVGSEDPIMPPAQREAFTAEMRDAGVDWRCVVYGGALHAFHHPPVNHTTPPGVGYHPRHAQRAWRDIVDLLAECLPVTE